One window of Chloroflexi bacterium ADurb.Bin180 genomic DNA carries:
- the upp gene encoding Uracil phosphoribosyltransferase, with translation MSRLVVSNHPLIRHKVTLLRSKDTEPKKFRELIREVAMLLAYEATADLGLEECLVQTPLASTIGYELTDKIGLVPILRAGLGMVEGIWELMPAAEVWHIGLYRDHKSLQPVQYYNKLPVHPTVQVCLILDPMLATGGSAVAAVDVLKKWGAKRIKYVGIIGAPEGVERLRTAHPDVDIHLAVLDDHLTPAPVNEKDPPQGYIVPGLGDAGDRQFGTG, from the coding sequence ATGAGCAGGTTGGTCGTATCGAACCACCCGCTGATACGGCACAAAGTCACCTTGCTGCGCAGCAAAGACACAGAGCCGAAAAAGTTCCGCGAACTGATTCGCGAAGTGGCGATGCTGCTGGCCTATGAAGCCACGGCGGATCTGGGCCTGGAGGAATGTCTGGTGCAGACTCCACTGGCCAGCACCATCGGCTATGAACTGACTGACAAGATCGGTCTGGTACCCATCCTGCGCGCCGGACTGGGTATGGTCGAGGGAATCTGGGAGCTGATGCCTGCCGCGGAGGTCTGGCATATTGGGCTCTATCGCGATCACAAAAGTCTGCAGCCGGTGCAGTATTACAACAAGCTGCCGGTGCACCCGACGGTGCAGGTCTGCCTGATTCTGGACCCCATGCTGGCCACGGGCGGCTCGGCTGTGGCGGCGGTCGATGTGCTGAAGAAGTGGGGTGCCAAACGCATCAAGTATGTGGGCATCATTGGCGCCCCCGAGGGTGTCGAACGCCTCCGCACTGCCCACCCCGATGTGGATATCCATCTGGCGGTTCTGGACGATCACCTCACTCCCGCGCCCGTGAACGAGAAAGACCCTCCGCAGGGCTATATTGTTCCCGGGCTGGGTGACGCGGGGGATCGCCAGTTCGGTACTGGTTGA